A single window of Lutzomyia longipalpis isolate SR_M1_2022 chromosome 1, ASM2433408v1 DNA harbors:
- the LOC129786891 gene encoding nuclear receptor subfamily 2 group E member 1-like, producing the protein MTDFKLTGSGNGVTVLCKVCGDRASGKHYGVPSCDGCRGFFKRSIRRNLEYVCKEGGRCIVDVSRRNQCQACRFSKCLQANMRREAVQHERAPRSCSGAPNLPLHTPSPFDMYPQRRTQSGHLLMPFPLHLPSVNFSNFSTMDTPRYFPPTSPFLESVHQLHNGSRFNRVYLLSENIFGNTLETPGADNPKDARNLFPGSAKEDEVSSSEESAISLVSRHPQQKEAVFEFAAKLLFLAVKWAKNVPSFAQLPSRDQTILLQDSWADLFVLTAAQWGFSADLNVFEKAEDASRFQRAINQFSLSRIDYTEAACLKALIIFKPESIGLLANHQVASLLDQTIQLLYEKCGGIRLGHLLLLLPAVKLAADPTMIQQTFFKRTIGEVAVERILEDLMRT; encoded by the exons ATGACGGACTTTAAGCTGACCGGAAGTGGGAATGGAGTTACAGTTCTTTGCAAAGTTTGTGGTGATCGTGCTTCTGGGAAACATTATGGGGTGCCATCATGCGACGGATGTCGAGGATTCTTCAAAAGGAGCATAAgaag gaacttgGAGTACGTCTGCAAGGAGGGTGGCAGATGCATTGTGGATGTTTCTAGGAGGAATCAGTGTCAAGCATGTCGCTTCTCAAAGTGTCTTCAGGCCAATATGCGACGAGAGG cCGTTCAACATGAGCGAGCTCCGAGATCCTGTTCAGGAGCTCCAAATCTTCCTCTCCATACACCCTCGCCTTTTGATATGTATCCTCAGAGGCGTACACAATCTGGACATCTTCTGATGCCATTCCCTCTGCATTTGCCCAGCGTAAATTTTAGCAATTTCTCCACAATGGACACCCCGAGGTACTTCCCACCTACCTCACCCTTCCTGGAGTCTGTGCATCAACTTCACAATGGTTCCCGCTTCAATAGGGTGTATCTTCTCTCTGAGAATATCTTTGGGAACACATTGGAGACTCCAGGAGCGGACAATCCAAAAG ATGCGAGAAATCTCTTCCCCGGCTCAGCTAAGGAGGATGAAGTGAGCAGTTCTGAGGAGTCAGCCATCTCTCTTGTATCCAGGCATCCCCAGCAGAAGGAGGCTGTCTTTGAGTTTGCAGCCAAACTTCTCTTCCTCGCCGTCAAGTGGGCTAAAAATGTGCCATCCTTCGCTCAGCTTCCATCACGAGATCAAACAATTCTCCTCCAAGATTCTTGGGCTGATTTATTTGTCCTCACAGCAGCTCAATGGGGATTCTCTGCTGATTTGA ACGTTTTCGAAAAGGCAGAAGATGCATCCAGATTCCAGAGAGCAATCAATCAGTTCTCCCTTTCCCGGATAGACTATACAGAAGCTGCCTGTCTCAAGGCTTTGATCATCTTTAAGCCAG AAAGTATCGGTCTGCTGGCTAATCATCAAGTAGCGTCCCTCCTAGACCAGACCATTCAGCTATTGTACGAGAAATGTGGAGGAATTCGTTTGGGACATTTACTGCTTCTTCTTCCTGCCGTGAAGCTCGCTGCTGATCCCACAATGATTCAGCAGACGTTTTTCAAGCGAACAATTGGCGAAGTTGCTGTCGAGAGAATTCTTGAGGATCTCATGAGAACTTAA
- the LOC129786872 gene encoding protein vreteno, with amino-acid sequence MVLSISPGTSAMETQPPTKFVPVNEETDEEECKIHISNIPHKLRGQGLKNLFLKFGNVVRIYHPSGSRWAFVTYSNKAECEIAIMRIQDVLGMKADFAIKKEKREVEDMLDQYPILPIPDPKPTPEEEAAMKTTPFHLPTFEYKFPPLLVTEEDYKNPKMMSFDPKREYLISHDMFWALKLRKEFEKKEKPKKSNESIADDAGGEEISQQEIFSLNSPETVTVPDIVCVCCQNRRSFYECPRCKTPFCSTKCSNLYRKNHLRYCGKVVPEEPIENPKMPQPRVEFPKSKSQVSVISIYNPREIFVRSLASDANFGYLQTLNKVHGHAVGAKYLTESPQPNSMVLAKRKKFFTRAFVVSTEEDHATVILFDFGSIQKVPWRELKETCEELTSLPRYVFKCHLKDVKAVEYNAKIREYIQTYDEMKIIYDSFDQEEIPEITLKSHNGELTENEEIKKMLQRFLKKVTIETPSLAYVPETPTWPTKDVEIIILENSTLNRGYISCAIYTQYIEFLHQWEVMQLQCDNLGDIYVPLRDTMSLVRLEEDGKWHRAMCNEANHYKILNIMLVDSGQMGNVSTSNSRKLPGDFDFPSPLKICKIKGLPDKLDEDRVEELKKLLPQNRRLIAKELVEDEENILLTLEEVSS; translated from the exons ATGGTTCTGAGTATTTCACCGGGTACTTCAGCAATGGAGACACAACCGCCCACAAAATTTGTACCAGTAAATGAGGAAACAGACGAGGAAGAGTGCAAAATTCACATAAGCAACATTCCTCATAAGCTCCGGGGGCAGggattgaagaatttattcttgaaattcGGGAATGTTGTCCGGATTTATCATCCTTCCGGCAGTAGGTGGGCTTTTGTGACGTACAGCAACAAAGC GGAATGCGAGATTGCTATTATGAGGATTCAGGATGTTCTTGGCATGAAGGCGGATTTTGCGATAAAGAAGGAGAAACGTGAGGTAGAGGATATGTTGGATCAGTACCCTATTTTACCTATTCCGGATCCAAAACCAACTCCAGAGGAAGAAGCTGCCATGAAGACCACTCCCTTTCATTTACCTACATTTGAGTACAAGTTCCCACCATTATTGGTGACGGAGGAAGATTATAAGAATCCCAAAATGATGAGCTTTGATCCAAAGAGGGAATACCTCATTTCTCATGATATGTTTTGGGCATTGAAGCTACGGAAGGAGTttgagaagaaggagaaacCCAAAAAATCAAACGAGAGCATTGCTGATGATGCTGGAGGGGAAGAG atctCTCAGCAGGAAATCTTTTCGCTCAACTCTCCGGAAACAGTGACTGTTCCTGACATTGTCTGTGTGTGCTGCCAAAACAGGAGATCTTTTTACGAGTGCCCAAGATGCAAAACACCATTCTGCTCAACAAAATGCAGTAATCTCTACAGGAAGAATCATCTGAGATACTGTGGAAA GGTAGTGCCAGAGGAACCCATTGAGAATCCTAAAATGCCACAACCACGCGTAGAATTTCCAAAGAGCAAATCTCAAGTCTCTGTTATATCCATTTACAATCCCCGAGAGATTTTTGTGCGCTCTCTTGCCTCAGATGCAAATTTCGGGTATTTGCAGACACTGAATAAGGTTCATGGGCACGCAGTTGGTGCAAAGTACCTGACAGAGTCACCTCAACCCAACTCGATGGTTCTAGCGAAgcgaaagaaattcttcacacGAGCATTTGTAGTCTCCACCGAAGAAGATCACGCCACGGTGATTCTGTTTGATTTTGGATCCATTCAGAAAGTCCCGTGGAGAGAATTAAAGGAAACTTGCGAAGAATTGACCTCCCTGCCACGCTATGTCTTCAAATGCCACTTAAAAGACGTTAAAGCTGTTGAATATAATGCCAAAATACGGGAATACATCCAAACGTACGATGAGATGAAGATAATCTACGATTCATTTGACCAGGAAGAAATTCCAGAAATTACATTGAAAAGCCACAATGGAGAATTAacggaaaatgaggaaattaaaaaaatgctgcAGCGCTTCCTCAAGAAAGTCACAATTGAAACGCCTTCCCTTGCATATGTGCCTGAAACCCCAACCTGGCCAACAAAGGATGTTGAAATAATTATCCTGGAAAATTCTACTCTCAACAGGGGCTACATCTCCTGTGCCATCTACACGCAGTACATTGAGTTCCTGCATCAGTGGGAAGTTATGCAACTTCAATGCGACAATCTCGGCGACATTTACGTCCCATTGCGCGATACAATGTCCCTCGTGCGGCTTGAGGAGGATGGAAAGTGGCATCGAGCCATGTGCAATGAAGCCAATCACTACAAAATCCTCAATATTATGCTGGTCGACAGTGGCCAAATGGGGAATGTCAGCACGAGCAATTCCCGGAAGCTTCCGGGAGATTTTGATTTTCCATCTCCGCtgaaaatttgtaagattAAAG GACTTCCGGATAAATTGGATGAGGATCGTGTGGAAGAATTGAAGAAACTCCTTCCGCAAAATAGGCGGCTAATTGCCAAGGAATTGGTAGAGGATGAAGAAAACATTCTTCTGACTCTAGAGGAAGTTTCTTCTTAG
- the LOC129786947 gene encoding GPI mannosyltransferase 2: MKVSIQQLAIGSRILVIFIQFLANHLLPDHDAGVFLSPVAVGKPRRLDWLVEGLLGGFRRWDGQYFLHIAEYGYTYENTLAFFPLFPLCVRTLGQFLQYVLPFLSLRSVLLLVGVFLNVFFFTKATQNLYELSVRVLGRRSQAKIVAVLFCINPSSIFFSACYSESLFAWLTFTFMRQCVQDISVSITFPLSLSILCRSNGLLNIGFLFYFALRKIIRELSVKTFLGVVLKSAVISFFVVFHFGLLQAYHFYLFCHQLSIKFPQHIITYAHEMNLILAGNKTDTTSPWCGQKIPMAYRYVQSHYWDVGFLQYYEFKQLPNFLLATPIVIVIFSKFIHYYRCNRSYSLRLGIFVPDSLFRTMRRVDTEAFVFVIHATALTLFCILFIHVQVTTRMLASSSPLLYWTVAETFRYPQTTTPREVSQKKVEGKSTRKLYSIDEETDIIDTVFLEYCWAEESNRSGRVLTLWFILYFLLGTVLFSNFLPWT, encoded by the coding sequence ATGAAAGTATCGATCCAACAGTTAGCCATTGGCAGCCGTATTCTAGTCATCTTCATTCAGTTCCTTGCAAATCACCTTCTTCCGGATCACGATGCCGGTGTCTTCCTCTCCCCAGTGGCTGTGGGGAAGCCACGACGGCTAGATTGGCTCGTGGAGGGGCTTCTGGGTGGCTTCCGACGGTGGGATGGTCAGTATTTCCTTCACATTGCCGAGTATGGGTACACCTATGAGAATACTCTGGCATTCTTTCCCCTCTTCCCGCTGTGCGTTCGCACTCTGGGGCAATTTTTGCAGTACGTTCTGCCATTTCTCTCCCTGAGGAGTGTGCTGCTCCTTGTGGGAGTGTTCCTGAatgtatttttcttcacaaaagcCACCCAGAACCTTTACGAGCTTAGCGTCCGGGTACTGGGGCGCCGTAGCCAGGCAAAAATTGTCGCTGTCTTATTCTGCATCAATccctcttcaattttcttctctgcaTGCTATTCTGAAAGCCTCTTTGCCTGGCTCACATTCACCTTCATGCGACAATGTGTCCAGGATATTTCGGTATCAATCACCTTCCCGCTTAGCCTCAGTATCCTCTGTCGCTCCAATGGGCTACTCAACATTGGCTTCCTCTTCTATTTTGCTCTGCGAAAGATTATCCGGGAGTTGTCGGTGAAGACCTTCCTGGGTGTTGTGCTCAAATCGGCTGTGATATCCTTCTTTGTTGTGTTCCACTTTGGGCTCCTGCAGGCCTATCATTTCTACCTGTTCTGCCATCAGCTGAGTATCAAATTCCCCCAGCACATTATCACGTATGCGCATGAGATGAACCTCATTCTTGCTGGCAATAAGACTGACACCACATCGCCATGGTGTGGGCAGAAGATCCCCATGGCGTACAGATATGTCCAGAGCCATTACTGGGACGTGGGCTTTCTGCAATATTATGAATTTAAGCAGCTGCCTAACTTCCTCCTGGCCACGCCCATTGTCATTGTTATCTTCAGCAAATTCATCCACTACTACCGCTGCAATCGAAGCTATTCTCTCCGTCTTGGAATCTTCGTTCCTGACTCACTTTTCCGGACAATGCGTCGTGTGGATACGGAAGCGTTTGTCTTTGTAATTCACGCCACGGCCCTCACGCTCTTCTGCATCCTCTTCATTCATGTCCAAGTAACCACAAGGATGCTGGCCTCATCGAGTCCTCTGCTGTATTGGACAGTAGCTGAAACTTTTCGCTACCCACAAACAACGACTCCGCGTGAAGTTTCCCAGAAGAAAGTAGAAGGGAAAAGTACGAGGAAGCTTTATAGCATCGATGAGGAGACAGATATCATTGACACCGTCTTCCTGGAGTACTGCTGGGCTGAGGAATCCAATCGTAGTGGACGTGTTCTCACCCTATGGTTCATCCTCTACTTCCTCTTGGGCACTGTACTCTTCAGCAACTTCCTGCCGTGGACTTGA